The genomic DNA GTGAAGCAGAAGTCGCCCAGTGGCAGCAACAGCAGGCGCAGAGCCAGGAAACCCAACAGCGGCTGGCGCAGATCCAGCCGCTGCTGGAAACGCTGCCGCCCGCCCAAAACGCCGACGATGGGCAGCAAACACCGCTTGATGGCTGGCAGCAGGTGCATCATGACTGCGTGTCGCTGGAAAGTCAGTGGCTCACGCTCCAGCAGCAGGAAACGCGAGAAAGCCAGCGCCTGCAGGAGGCCGAACGGGCCTTTGAACAGCAGCTCGCCGCATCGCACTTCACCGATCGCCAGGCATTTCTCGATGCGCTGCTGGACGCCGACGAGCGCCTGCGGCTGGAACAGCTTAAACAGACGCTGGAAACCCAGCATCAGCAACGACAGACGCTCGCCGTTCAGGTGCAGGAGGCGCTGCAACACCATCTGACTCTGCGTCCGGAGACGCTGCCGACGACGCTAACGCTTGCCGACGTACAGAGGCAGCTTGAGCAGCTGGCGCGGCAGCTGCGGGAAAACAGCGAACATCAGGGTGAACTGCGCCAGCAGCTCAAGCAGGACGAAGTTAACCGCCAGCAGCAGCAGTCGCTGCTGGCCGAAATCGAGAAAGCCAACGCTGAACTGGAAGACTGGGCGCATCTGAATACGCTCATCGGCTCCAAAGAGGGTGACAAGTTCCGTAAATTCGCCCAGGGGCTGACCCTGGATAATCTGGTGTGGCTCGCCAATGAGCAGCTCAGCCGCCTGCACGGCCGCTATCTGCTGCAGCGAAAAGCCAGCGATGCGCTGGAGCTGGAAGTGGTTGATACCTGGCAAGCGGACGCGGTGCGCGATACCCGCACGTTGTCTGGCGGCGAAAGCTTCCTCGTCAGCCTGGCGCTGGCGCTGGCGCTCTCGGATCTGGTCAGCCATAAAACCCGCATCGATTCGCTGTTCCTCGATGAAGGCTTCGGGACGCTGGACAGCGAGACCCTCGACACCGCCCTCGACGCGCTGGATGCGCTCAACGCCAGCGGCAAAATCATCGGCGTCATCAGCCACGTTGAAGCGATGAAAGAGCGCATTCCGGTGCAGATTAAGGTGAAAAAAATCAACGGATTGGGATATAGCCGATTGGATAAAACGTTTGCGGTTGAGTAAACCCTCCACCTAATATAGGCCCGATAAGCGTAGCGCCATCGGGCATTCCGGTGCACATTGCCGGATGGCGGCTACGCCTTATCCGGCCTACAGAAAATACCAACTCACGCCGGCCACAGCCACGCCGCCCCACGCACCCCGCTGGAGTCTCCATGTAACGCCTTGCGAATCGGCGTTTCACACTCCCCGCCAAATACCCACTCTTTCACCAATTCGGGCACCGTCTGGTAAAGCCGCTCAACGTTACTCATCCCGCCACCCAGCACAATCACGTCCGGGTCGAGAATATTCACCACGTGGGCCAGCGATTTAGCTAGCCGTTGTTCGTAGCGACTTAAAGCCAGCTCCGCCAGCGCATCACCCTCATCGACCAGCCGCATAATTTCGCCGCCTTTCAATGGGTTGCCACTCAACCGCTGGTAGTCGGTCGCAAAACCCGTACCAGAGATAAACGTCTCAATACAGCCCTGCTTACCGCAATAGCACGGTACCTCCGCGCGATAGTGCAGCTCGTCTTCGTCCATCCACGGCAGCGGGTTGTGCCCCCATTCGCCCGCGGTCCCGTTACCGCCGATGTGTGCACGTCCCCCCATCGCCACCCCTGCGCCGCAGCCGGTGCCAATAATGACCGCAAACACCGTCTGCGCCCCCGCAGCCGCGCCGTCCACCGCCTCAGAAACCGCCAGACAATTGGCATCGTTCGCCAGCCGCACCTCACGGTTCAGGCGCTGGCTCAAATCTTTATCAAACGGCTGACCGTTAAGCCAGGTGGAATTGGCGTTTTTTACCACGCCCGTATAGGGTGAAATGGAGCCGGGAATACCCACGCCGACCGTCCCGGTTTGCCCGGTCGCCTCCTCAGCAAGAGCAACCAGATGCGCAATGTTCTCAATGGTTTGCTGGTAGTCACGCGGCGTCGGCAGACGGTGACGATAGCGCTGCTCTCCACGCTCGCTCAGCGCGATAACTTCCGTTTTCGTTCCACCCAGATCGATACCAATTCGCATTCATCACTCCTGTTTAAAACAATGCAAGGCCAGAGACAATTCGTTATGATTGCACGCTGATTTAACGATAACACCGTGGAAATTATCATGCTGTGGTTCAAAAATTTAATGGTTTATCGTCTCAGCCGCGACATCTCACTGCGTGCGGAAGAGATGGAAAAACAGCTCGCTGAGATGACCTTCACCCCGTGCGGCAGCCAGGACATGGCGAAAACCGGTTGGGTACCGCCGATGGGTTCACACAGCGATGCGCTGACGCACACAGCCAATGGCCAGATCATCATCTGCGCGCGTAAAGAAGAGAAGATCCTGCCCTCTCCGGTGATTAAACAGGCGCTGGAAGCGAAAATCCAGAAGCTGGAAGCCGATCAGGGCCGTAAGCTGAAAAAAACGGAAAAGGATTCCCTGAAGGATGAAGTTCTGCACTCCCTGCTGCCGCGCGCCTTCAGCCGCTTCAGCCAGACGATGATGTGGATCGACACCGTCAATGACCTGATTATGGTCGACTGCGCCAGCGCCAAAAAAGCGGAAGATACGCTCGCGCTGCTGCGTAAAAGCCTCGGTTCACTGCCGGTGGTCCCGCTGACGCTGGAAAACC from Klebsiella sp. WP3-W18-ESBL-02 includes the following:
- the rdgC gene encoding recombination-associated protein RdgC produces the protein MLWFKNLMVYRLSRDISLRAEEMEKQLAEMTFTPCGSQDMAKTGWVPPMGSHSDALTHTANGQIIICARKEEKILPSPVIKQALEAKIQKLEADQGRKLKKTEKDSLKDEVLHSLLPRAFSRFSQTMMWIDTVNDLIMVDCASAKKAEDTLALLRKSLGSLPVVPLTLENPIELTLTEWVRSGSAAQSFQILDEAELKAILEDGGVIRAKKQDLVCDEIAVHIEAGKLVTKLALDWQQRIQFVMCDDGSIKRLKFCDELRDQNEDIDREDYAQRFDADFILMTGELAALIKSLVEGLGGEAQR
- the mak gene encoding fructokinase, coding for MRIGIDLGGTKTEVIALSERGEQRYRHRLPTPRDYQQTIENIAHLVALAEEATGQTGTVGVGIPGSISPYTGVVKNANSTWLNGQPFDKDLSQRLNREVRLANDANCLAVSEAVDGAAAGAQTVFAVIIGTGCGAGVAMGGRAHIGGNGTAGEWGHNPLPWMDEDELHYRAEVPCYCGKQGCIETFISGTGFATDYQRLSGNPLKGGEIMRLVDEGDALAELALSRYEQRLAKSLAHVVNILDPDVIVLGGGMSNVERLYQTVPELVKEWVFGGECETPIRKALHGDSSGVRGAAWLWPA